A single window of Treponema denticola ATCC 35405 DNA harbors:
- a CDS encoding clustered-type lipoprotein produces the protein MKKDKLKLIFILILAALLFSCSKELKEQKPEETKVESSAKIEPKENEFLSKPEYNTHVKSPEQIKELEEKYKRSEAYEEKLKQLRTELDKKEDILRYKCPVFMSIDNLAQQKAPALYSHADNLDFIHFYEIKKDGEFCYCKYKAPTQNGGILDYQVTYKWYNIEQMYLPLSYDLLSETNMVKINDELIENQVHGSIYSMENDEKKDEMIKLFEDYENTQYPLYLEVANTDWKTGAKTEGYKQYDMKILDYVKGNFTNSGYDEYFVMFYRDHPNPEIDDQFIERVRCFIVSEDKIINDYYISNSGGFFYPGLRYDKLSEVKDFGFKFSQGWIADFNQNGINEIYLAALFDIYGGGLLIIEYNDGSFVSGYVYDNRYDIVGIDWYKKMIIIKDKSRSGEWIDDYQWNDTLKEFILLKRKYRDD, from the coding sequence GTGAAAAAAGACAAATTAAAACTTATTTTTATCTTAATATTAGCGGCTCTTTTATTTTCGTGTTCTAAAGAGCTTAAAGAACAGAAGCCTGAGGAGACAAAAGTTGAATCATCTGCAAAAATTGAACCGAAAGAAAATGAATTTTTATCAAAGCCCGAATATAACACGCACGTGAAGAGCCCTGAACAAATTAAGGAATTAGAAGAAAAATACAAAAGAAGTGAAGCATATGAAGAAAAGCTTAAGCAGCTTAGAACCGAACTGGATAAAAAAGAAGATATCCTAAGATATAAATGTCCGGTATTTATGAGTATTGATAATCTGGCACAGCAAAAGGCTCCGGCACTTTATAGTCATGCAGATAATCTTGACTTTATTCATTTTTATGAGATAAAAAAAGATGGTGAATTTTGCTATTGTAAATATAAAGCTCCTACTCAAAACGGCGGAATTCTTGATTATCAGGTTACCTATAAGTGGTATAACATTGAACAGATGTATCTTCCTCTCTCTTATGACCTTTTAAGTGAGACTAATATGGTAAAAATAAATGACGAACTTATAGAAAACCAAGTGCACGGCTCTATATATAGTATGGAAAACGATGAAAAAAAAGATGAAATGATAAAACTGTTTGAAGATTACGAAAATACACAATATCCTTTATATCTTGAGGTTGCTAATACGGATTGGAAGACGGGGGCCAAAACGGAGGGGTATAAACAGTATGATATGAAAATCCTTGATTATGTAAAGGGGAACTTTACAAACTCAGGATATGATGAATATTTTGTTATGTTTTATAGGGATCATCCGAATCCTGAAATAGATGATCAGTTTATAGAAAGAGTGCGATGTTTTATAGTTTCTGAAGATAAAATAATTAATGACTACTATATTAGTAATTCCGGAGGTTTTTTTTATCCGGGGCTTAGGTATGATAAACTTTCTGAAGTGAAAGATTTCGGCTTTAAATTTTCACAAGGGTGGATAGCCGACTTTAATCAAAACGGAATAAATGAAATATATCTTGCTGCTTTATTTGATATATACGGCGGAGGACTATTAATTATTGAATATAATGATGGATCTTTTGTTTCCGGTTATGTATATGATAATCGTTACGATATAGTAGGTATTGATTGGTATAAAAAAATGATTATAATAAAAGATAAGTCGAGGAGCGGTGAATGGATAGATGATTATCAATGGAATGATACTTTAAAAGAGTTTATTTTATTAAAAAGAAAATATAGGGATGATTAA